CGCGATCATTTCCCACCCTGACGCCGGTAAAACGACGCTGACGGAAAAGCTCCTGCTCTATGGGGGTGCCGTGCAACTCGCGGGTAGTGTGACGGCGCGTAAGAATCAGCGGGCGACGACCTCGGACTGGATGGAGCTGGAAAAGCAGCGTGGTATCTCGGTGTCATCCACGGTGCTCCAGTTTGAATACAAAGATTGCGTGGTGAATCTGTTGGATACCCCCGGTCACAAAGACTTCTCGGAGGACACTTATCGCGTGCTCACCGCCGTGGATGCGGCGGTAATGGTGATTGACGCCGGTAAGGGGATCGAGAGCCAAACGCTGAAGCTCTTCGAAGTCTGCCGCCGTCGTGGCGTGCCGATTTTCACTTTCATGAACAAGCTGGATCGCCCGGCTCGTCCACCGCTTGAACTGTTGGATGAACTGGAGCGCGTGCTCGGCATCGCCGCTTGTCCGATGAACTGGCCACTGGGTGATGGGGTGGATTTCAAGGGGGTGTTTGATCGTGAATCGAATCAGGTCCACCTCTTTGAGCGAACCGTCGGTGGCAAGTTCCGTGCGCCGGTGAATGTGAAGGGCATCGAAGACGACAGCGTGCGGGATGCCCTGCCACCGTTGGTCTATCAGCGTGTCTGTGATGAGCTGGATCTGCTGGAGGGCGGAGGCTCTCCGTTTGATTTCGATCAAGTTCGTAAGGGTCAGCTCTCCCCCGTCTTCTACGGCAGCGCGATGAATAACTTCGGCGTGCAGATGATGCTGGACGGCTTCCTCAAAATTGCGCCACCTCCCGCGCCACGCATGTCAGGGGATCAATTTATCGAGCCTGCGAGCCCGAATTTCAGCGGCTTCGTCTTCAAAATTCAGGCCAACATGAACCCGAAGCATCGTGACCGTGTGGCTTTCATTCGCATTGTCTCCGGCTGCTTCCAGCGTGACATGAGCGCCACCAATACCCGCACGGGAACACGCATGCGGTTAGGTAACTCGCAGCGTCTGTTCGCTCAGGAGCGTGAAACGGTCAATGAAGCCTGGGCGGGTGATGTGGTGGGTCTGGTGGGGAACTATGATCTCCAGATCGGTGATACCTTATCGGAGGAAGCAGGCATCAAATTCGACGAGATGCCGACTTTCCCGCCGGAGTGTTTTGCGTATCTGCACAATGAAAACACCTCCAAATTCAAACGCTTCCGTGAAGGTCTGGATCAGCTTCTCAAGGAAGGTGTGGCTCAACCCTTCGAGCTGCCCGATGCCGCCGTTCGTGTGCCTTTGTTAGGCGCCGTGGGACCTCTTCAGTTCGATGTGCTGAAGTATCGCCTGGAGAGCGAATACAACGCGGAGGTGCGCCTGGAATTTGCGCCCTGGAGTTTAGTGCGCTGGATCAAAGAGAAAAACCCAGAAGACGCTCCCAAGCCTGTTCGCGGACAGGTGGGGCCCTCCCGCCCTAACCTCGTGGCCTCCTACGACACGACTTTGGCTCAAGATGTCCACGGCAATTGGGTCGCGCTCTTCGGCGACAAAGTCAGCCTCGGTTACTTTGAATCCAAGAACGCCGAGAAGTTCCACATCAGTCCATTTCCGGTGAGTTAAGAAGAAACGTTTCCGAGCTTTCCAAATCTTACCGTAGCCCTCATTCTGATGGGATATGCGTCAAATATTGTATTCCGTCCTCTTTGCTGTCGTCTCACTCACTGCCGCTGTTGCGGAAACTGTGGACCTCGGGGCTTATGGAAAAGTGAGTCTAGATGTGCCTGAGGGGTGGACATCTGAAGTGCAGAGACATCCTGCGGGTGTCAACCTGACCGTGCGGCCCAAGGGCGAAGCGAATGCAGCATGTAAGGTCACCGTGATGCTGCTGGATGGTGAAAACGATGTCCCATTTGCCGAAATGGAAAAACGTTGGGTGGGCACGTTGGCTCCCTTTGCCGAGGGATCGGTCGAGAAATCGTCTGAACCAGTGAAGCTCCGCCTTAAGTCGGGTAACGGCATGTATGCCGTTTTTACAGATGCCAGCTTGGTGGGGAAACCTGTGCAGCCCGAGAATTACAAGGTGATGGCACCCGGAATGATTAAGCTGACGAAAGAAGTGATTGTTGCGACGACCATTTTTTGTGATGATAAAGACGGCAAGGAGTTTGCGGATTTGGTGAAAATGCTGGAATCGCTAAGCCTCGATAACACGTTGTAATCGTTGCCGCATGAAACAGATTTTCGTCGATCCTGACCTGACACGCGTGAGCTTTGCTCGGAACGTCCTGGAGGCGGAGGGGATCGCTTGTTTCATCCAGAATGAAAACACGCGCACCCTCGGGCCAAGCGTCGCAGGCTACAGTTACACGCAGCTCCTGGACCCCGCCCTATGCGTCCTGGATGAGACGCAGTGGGAGAAGGCGGCGGAAATCATTCAGACGCATTTCAAGAACTCGACTGCGGACGGGCCGGAGTGGCAATGCAAAGGCTGCCAGGAATTGAATCCTGCGGCGTTTGATCTGTGTTGGAACTGCGGTGCCGAGCACGTCGTTTAGCCTTTCTCATCTCATCCTGCCATGAAACCCTGCTTTTTAGTCTTTGCAGCTTTGTGCGCTTTGCTTGTCTCGCCGCTGGCTCATGGAGCCCCGGCTAAAAAAGGCAGTTTCATGCCTGAGGGGTTTCATGAACTTCAGATCGGTGATCAAGCGCCGGACTTTGAATTGTTAGGCATCGATGAAGAGATGCATGGTCTCAGCGAGTATGCCGAAGCTAAGTATCTGATGATCGCTTTCATCAGCAATCATTGCCCGACTTCTCAAGCTATGGAGGGTCGCCTCAAGAGCTTGGCTAAAACCTACAAGAGCAAAGGGTTGAAGGTGGTGGCAATCAATCCGAATGACCCGGCGGCTTTGCGTCCTGATGAGTTAGGCTATTCCCAATACAACGACAGCTTTCCTGAAATGAAGCGCCATGCGAAGGAGCAGGATTTTAACTTCCCTTACCTTTATGATGGCGAAACACAGAAGGTGGCACTGGCCTACGGTTGCCTTGCCACGCCTCATGTCTTCCTGTTCGATCGAGAGCGTAAACTTCGATACCAAGGGCGGTTTGACGATTCTCGTTTTGCCGATCCCCAAACGGTGACCAGCAATGACGCTCAAAACGCTCTGGACGCCATGCTGGCAGGGGCTGAAATCACAGTGCCTGTGACCAAACCTCATGGCTGTTCCACCAAATGGATCTCCAAACGCGATCAGGTAACTGCCGACAATGAGAAGTGGGAGAAAGGCGAAGTGGATGTGCAATTGATCGATGCCAAAGGGGTCGCTGAACTGCGTAAAAATGACACGAAGAAGGTTCGCCTCTTCAACGTCTGGGCCACTTGGTGTGGTCCCTGTGTGAAGGAGTTTCCCGAGCTCGTCGCTACCTCTCGCAAGTTCGGTCTGCGTGATTTTGAGTTCATCAGCGTCAGCCTGGATGACCCTGAGACGGTGGCCGATGTGAAGGCCTTTCTAGAGAAGAACAACGCTATTGTTCCGGATAAACTCAAACCCAGTTTGAAAGCCGAAGGTCGCAGTGGAAATGCCTACATCTTCAATGAAGCCAACAGCGATGCCTTGATCCAAGCGCTCGATCCGGAATGGCCAGGACCGATTCCACACACCTTGGT
The DNA window shown above is from Prosthecobacter debontii and carries:
- a CDS encoding peptide chain release factor 3; translated protein: MSEVAAKAPHEVSRRRTFAIISHPDAGKTTLTEKLLLYGGAVQLAGSVTARKNQRATTSDWMELEKQRGISVSSTVLQFEYKDCVVNLLDTPGHKDFSEDTYRVLTAVDAAVMVIDAGKGIESQTLKLFEVCRRRGVPIFTFMNKLDRPARPPLELLDELERVLGIAACPMNWPLGDGVDFKGVFDRESNQVHLFERTVGGKFRAPVNVKGIEDDSVRDALPPLVYQRVCDELDLLEGGGSPFDFDQVRKGQLSPVFYGSAMNNFGVQMMLDGFLKIAPPPAPRMSGDQFIEPASPNFSGFVFKIQANMNPKHRDRVAFIRIVSGCFQRDMSATNTRTGTRMRLGNSQRLFAQERETVNEAWAGDVVGLVGNYDLQIGDTLSEEAGIKFDEMPTFPPECFAYLHNENTSKFKRFREGLDQLLKEGVAQPFELPDAAVRVPLLGAVGPLQFDVLKYRLESEYNAEVRLEFAPWSLVRWIKEKNPEDAPKPVRGQVGPSRPNLVASYDTTLAQDVHGNWVALFGDKVSLGYFESKNAEKFHISPFPVS
- a CDS encoding redoxin domain-containing protein; its protein translation is MKPCFLVFAALCALLVSPLAHGAPAKKGSFMPEGFHELQIGDQAPDFELLGIDEEMHGLSEYAEAKYLMIAFISNHCPTSQAMEGRLKSLAKTYKSKGLKVVAINPNDPAALRPDELGYSQYNDSFPEMKRHAKEQDFNFPYLYDGETQKVALAYGCLATPHVFLFDRERKLRYQGRFDDSRFADPQTVTSNDAQNALDAMLAGAEITVPVTKPHGCSTKWISKRDQVTADNEKWEKGEVDVQLIDAKGVAELRKNDTKKVRLFNVWATWCGPCVKEFPELVATSRKFGLRDFEFISVSLDDPETVADVKAFLEKNNAIVPDKLKPSLKAEGRSGNAYIFNEANSDALIQALDPEWPGPIPHTLVVAPGGEVIFRHNGPVDGDELRAKILDHMGRFYVPESEPAVTAP
- a CDS encoding putative signal transducing protein; this translates as MKQIFVDPDLTRVSFARNVLEAEGIACFIQNENTRTLGPSVAGYSYTQLLDPALCVLDETQWEKAAEIIQTHFKNSTADGPEWQCKGCQELNPAAFDLCWNCGAEHVV